A single window of Arcobacter sp. CECT 8983 DNA harbors:
- a CDS encoding ATP-dependent helicase, which yields MLENSLSSLNESQREAAQHIDGSLLILAGAGSGKTKTITTRLAYLISIGIDPSSILTLTFTNKAATEMRERAYSMIDTSIVNTPPLLCTFHKFGLLFLKFHMSELNRKNNFIIIDTDDKKRILKSIDKEITTSLLVSEISKYKNTLITPAEAKSAAQLKIYQQIADIYEKYEAYLLKNNLVDFDDLLLLPYLILKQNEELAKQISQKYQYVMVDEYQDTNELQYKLLRKLCSTHENLCVVGDDDQSIYGWRGATIKNILNFHEHFEGTKIVKLENNYRSTNIILNHANQLIEHNRDRLGKKLIGTRKEGDTVKVYESSDENEETRKITDDIKKLIASGESAKDIAILFRVNALSRSLEEGFNKAGLNYRLIGGMKFYERAEIKDLIAYFRVLTNTTDNFSFKRIVNKPKRGIGKTTIDKLDAKSIELKKPIFNIIEDFEPEELSAVVGKKNSRTLKVFMASIMDLRDTLEESKMRFLDAFEDTFDYRTSYDNVPDGFDRQANIDEFYGYIRDYFIQNPHQNLDDFLNEIALESEQSELTEQAVSMMSIHSSKGLEYKHLFIIGMEEGFFPIIGDGSDIEEERRLGYVAITRAMDTLTMSFVHSRFYKGKRASLLKSRFLSESGLIKGSLTIEKTSSYKKGDLVQHKIFGMGRVQKANKAGKDYKLTINFGGTRRDILSSFVEKI from the coding sequence ATGTTAGAAAATTCTTTATCATCGTTAAATGAGTCTCAAAGGGAAGCTGCACAGCATATTGATGGTTCTTTATTGATTCTTGCAGGAGCTGGCTCTGGTAAAACAAAAACTATTACCACAAGACTTGCTTACCTTATTTCTATTGGAATTGACCCAAGCTCAATTTTAACTCTAACATTTACAAATAAAGCTGCAACAGAGATGAGAGAAAGAGCTTACTCTATGATTGATACCTCAATTGTAAATACTCCTCCATTACTTTGTACCTTTCATAAATTTGGACTACTTTTTTTGAAGTTTCATATGAGTGAACTAAATAGAAAAAACAATTTCATTATTATAGATACAGACGATAAAAAAAGAATTTTAAAATCAATTGATAAAGAGATAACTACATCTTTACTTGTAAGTGAAATCTCAAAATATAAAAACACATTAATAACTCCAGCTGAAGCTAAGTCAGCAGCTCAATTAAAAATCTATCAACAAATAGCAGATATATATGAAAAATATGAAGCATATTTATTAAAAAACAACCTTGTTGATTTTGATGATCTATTACTTCTTCCATATTTAATTTTAAAACAAAATGAAGAACTAGCTAAGCAGATTAGCCAAAAGTATCAATATGTGATGGTAGATGAGTATCAAGATACAAATGAATTGCAATATAAACTTCTAAGAAAACTTTGCTCAACCCATGAAAATCTTTGTGTTGTTGGTGATGATGACCAATCAATTTATGGATGGAGAGGTGCTACAATTAAAAACATCCTAAATTTTCATGAGCATTTTGAGGGAACAAAGATTGTAAAACTTGAAAATAACTATCGTTCAACTAACATAATTTTAAATCATGCAAATCAACTTATTGAACATAATAGAGACAGACTTGGCAAAAAGTTAATTGGAACAAGAAAAGAAGGTGATACTGTAAAAGTATATGAATCATCTGATGAAAATGAAGAGACAAGAAAAATCACTGATGACATCAAAAAGTTAATTGCTAGTGGCGAAAGTGCAAAAGATATTGCTATTTTGTTTAGAGTAAATGCACTTTCAAGGTCTTTAGAAGAAGGGTTTAATAAAGCTGGCTTAAACTATAGACTTATTGGTGGAATGAAATTCTATGAAAGAGCAGAAATCAAAGATTTAATTGCTTATTTTAGAGTTTTAACAAATACAACTGATAACTTTTCATTTAAAAGAATTGTAAATAAACCAAAAAGAGGAATAGGTAAAACTACAATTGATAAGCTTGATGCTAAATCAATTGAACTTAAAAAACCTATTTTTAATATTATTGAGGATTTTGAACCAGAAGAACTTAGTGCTGTTGTAGGTAAAAAGAACTCTAGAACATTAAAAGTATTTATGGCTTCAATTATGGATTTAAGAGATACATTAGAAGAATCTAAAATGAGATTCTTAGATGCCTTTGAAGATACTTTTGATTATAGAACTTCTTATGATAATGTTCCAGATGGTTTTGATAGACAAGCAAATATTGATGAGTTCTATGGTTATATAAGAGACTATTTTATTCAAAATCCACATCAAAATCTAGATGACTTTTTAAATGAAATTGCCCTTGAATCAGAACAAAGTGAATTAACAGAACAAGCTGTATCAATGATGAGTATTCACTCTTCAAAAGGTTTAGAATACAAACACTTATTTATAATAGGTATGGAAGAAGGTTTTTTCCCTATTATTGGAGATGGAAGTGATATAGAAGAAGAAAGAAGATTAGGTTATGTTGCTATTACTAGAGCAATGGATACTTTAACTATGTCTTTTGTTCATTCAAGATTCTATAAAGGGAAGAGAGCATCTTTACTTAAAAGTAGATTTTTAAGTGAAAGTGGTCTTATAAAAGGAAGTTTAACTATTGAAAAAACTTCATCATATAAAAAAGGTGATTTAGTTCAGCATAAAATTTTTGGAATGGGAAGAGTTCAAAAAGCTAACAAGGCTGGAAAAGATTATAAATTAACTATTAATTTTGGTGGAACAAGAAGAGATATTTTATCTAGTTTTGTAGAAAAAATTTAA
- a CDS encoding LysR family transcriptional regulator: protein MLTDFAKLETFLTVVREKSFSKASAKLGISQPAVTQQMKFIEDYLDVQVVDRKKNGIRLTKEGQMLYSIAQKIERCVNNGEKELLKIMNKDVTFLFGASFIIGNYILPRFLNNLKENINNDVSINVSVSHKAIEDLLDKKIDMALVENYIPDDEIIYREWMDDEIVIFSNQKLPAKAKASDLLSYKWVCRNPDSHTRLIFKESLEKANYPDCDTFDVTSEVTSATTIVQTVLHSDKNETPTVSIVSRNAIESLLKAGALYESRIGNHKMSRKLYIAYRKDRKHDAFIENVVDYLLKIKG, encoded by the coding sequence ATGTTAACTGATTTTGCGAAACTTGAAACTTTTTTAACTGTTGTAAGAGAAAAGTCTTTTTCAAAGGCTTCAGCCAAGTTAGGTATCTCTCAACCAGCTGTTACTCAACAAATGAAGTTCATTGAAGACTATCTTGATGTGCAAGTAGTTGATAGAAAAAAGAATGGTATTAGACTTACAAAAGAAGGTCAAATGCTTTATTCTATTGCACAAAAAATCGAAAGATGTGTAAACAATGGGGAAAAAGAGTTACTTAAAATTATGAACAAAGATGTAACTTTTTTATTTGGTGCTTCATTTATAATTGGAAACTATATTCTTCCAAGATTTTTAAATAACCTAAAAGAGAATATTAACAATGATGTTTCTATCAACGTTTCTGTTTCTCACAAAGCAATTGAAGACTTATTAGATAAAAAAATTGATATGGCATTAGTTGAAAACTATATTCCAGATGATGAGATTATCTATAGAGAATGGATGGATGATGAGATTGTAATTTTCTCAAATCAAAAACTTCCAGCAAAAGCAAAAGCTAGTGACTTATTATCATATAAATGGGTATGTAGAAACCCTGATTCTCATACTAGATTAATTTTTAAAGAGTCATTAGAAAAAGCAAACTATCCAGATTGTGATACATTTGATGTTACAAGTGAAGTTACAAGTGCTACAACTATTGTACAAACTGTTTTACACTCAGATAAAAATGAAACTCCAACTGTTTCTATTGTATCTAGAAATGCAATTGAGTCTTTACTTAAAGCAGGTGCTTTATATGAGTCAAGAATTGGAAATCATAAAATGTCTAGAAAGTTATATATTGCATATAGAAAAGATAGAAAACATGATGCATTTATAGAAAATGTTGTTGACTATCTACTTAAAATTAAAGGATAA
- a CDS encoding c-type cytochrome: MKSMVIGGIILIIALISGTYYVAGDAFSFGEDYINDLTMLAAVAIITITVFVALKYVNQMKNDTASGELAEDNWDGIGEYKNPIPTGWGLAFIGTLVWLFWYWTIGYPTNGFSQIGQYNEEVNEYNSRFSSKWENPSNETLVAMGESTYLVQCAPCHGVDAEGINGKAHNLTNRIAKNQVEYVIKNGANNFTEAYPAGMPPMMLTDQADIDAVASYVAGGFKGEQPAAYSVCASCHGADGKGMPYVGPNIVEYDNAIVSTVLENGKKGTIGMMPSFKGRLNPTQEKAVAAYIRSLGE, encoded by the coding sequence ATGAAATCTATGGTAATAGGTGGTATTATTCTTATCATTGCTTTAATCTCAGGAACATATTATGTTGCTGGTGATGCTTTTAGCTTTGGTGAGGATTATATTAATGACCTTACAATGTTAGCTGCAGTTGCAATTATTACTATTACAGTATTTGTTGCACTTAAGTATGTTAACCAAATGAAAAATGATACTGCTAGCGGTGAATTAGCAGAAGATAACTGGGATGGTATTGGTGAATATAAAAATCCTATCCCAACAGGTTGGGGATTAGCATTTATTGGTACTTTAGTTTGGTTGTTTTGGTACTGGACAATCGGTTACCCAACAAACGGATTTTCACAAATTGGACAATATAATGAAGAAGTAAATGAGTATAACTCTAGATTTTCTTCAAAGTGGGAAAACCCATCAAATGAAACTTTAGTTGCAATGGGTGAATCTACATACCTAGTACAGTGTGCACCTTGTCATGGTGTTGATGCTGAAGGTATCAATGGTAAGGCTCATAACTTAACAAATAGAATTGCTAAAAATCAAGTTGAGTATGTAATTAAAAATGGTGCAAATAACTTCACTGAGGCATATCCAGCAGGGATGCCACCAATGATGTTAACTGATCAAGCTGATATTGATGCAGTAGCTTCTTATGTAGCAGGTGGCTTCAAAGGTGAACAACCAGCAGCATATTCAGTATGTGCTTCTTGTCATGGAGCAGATGGTAAAGGTATGCCTTACGTTGGTCCAAACATTGTTGAGTATGATAATGCAATCGTATCTACTGTTTTAGAAAATGGTAAAAAAGGTACAATTGGTATGATGCCTTCATTTAAAGGTAGACTAAATCCTACTCAAGAAAAAGCAGTAGCTGCTTATATTAGAAGTTTAGGAGAGTAA
- the smpB gene encoding SsrA-binding protein SmpB, whose product MSKNKEKNLTFKNKKAYHDYEILDTLEAGIELQGSEVKAIREGRVNLKDSHVRIIKNEVYALNIHITHLSTAHTTFRPDERRSRKLLLHRKEINKLYEKVTKDGFTLIPTKLYFNHKNMVKIQVAVARGKKLHDKREDLKQKTLKREAQQALKNNF is encoded by the coding sequence ATGTCAAAAAATAAAGAAAAGAATTTAACATTTAAAAATAAAAAAGCATATCATGATTATGAAATATTAGATACTTTAGAAGCCGGAATTGAGTTACAAGGAAGTGAAGTTAAAGCAATAAGAGAAGGTAGAGTAAATTTAAAAGATTCTCATGTACGAATTATTAAAAATGAAGTATATGCCTTAAATATACATATTACTCATCTAAGTACTGCACACACGACCTTTAGACCAGATGAAAGAAGAAGTAGAAAACTATTATTACATAGAAAAGAGATTAATAAACTCTATGAAAAAGTTACTAAAGATGGATTCACTTTAATTCCAACAAAACTATATTTTAATCACAAAAATATGGTTAAAATTCAAGTAGCAGTTGCCCGTGGTAAAAAGCTACATGATAAAAGAGAAGATCTAAAACAAAAGACTCTAAAAAGAGAAGCACAACAAGCATTAAAAAACAACTTTTAA
- a CDS encoding TIGR01212 family radical SAM protein (This family includes YhcC from E. coli K-12, an uncharacterized radical SAM protein.): MVTISLQNKKNINKYQNKEVLTIGRYFKKKFGHKVYKVPISIGGFTCPNIDGTVAKGGCTFCENDSFSPNLTERKPKFKLNPNVKENPFLENQLKQLEMQFNATKDRLNNKFGVKKYIVYFQSFTNTYAPLETLKALYTKALSFDNVIGLSIGTRTDCMTDEILDFLKELSTDKEIWVEYGIQSFYDKTLEKINRGDDASNMRYWIKRTKQKGLNVCGHLIYGLPDENKEMMLKTLDETIALDVDSIKFHPLYVVKNTLLTKDFKRGDFTPISEDLYIETVVESIKRLPDTISVQRITAGIDDSTLLSPMWCKNKHQQISKIRKALIKEGLKY, encoded by the coding sequence ATGGTGACTATTTCGTTACAAAATAAAAAAAATATAAATAAATATCAAAATAAAGAAGTATTAACTATTGGAAGATACTTTAAGAAAAAGTTTGGACATAAAGTTTATAAAGTACCTATTTCTATAGGTGGTTTTACTTGTCCAAATATTGATGGAACAGTAGCAAAGGGTGGTTGCACCTTTTGTGAAAATGACTCTTTTTCTCCTAATCTTACTGAAAGAAAACCAAAGTTCAAACTAAATCCTAATGTAAAAGAAAACCCTTTTTTAGAAAATCAACTAAAACAGCTTGAAATGCAGTTTAATGCAACAAAGGATAGATTAAACAATAAATTTGGAGTTAAAAAATATATTGTTTATTTCCAATCTTTTACAAATACCTATGCTCCATTAGAAACACTTAAAGCTCTTTATACAAAGGCTTTATCTTTTGACAATGTAATAGGTCTTTCTATTGGTACAAGAACTGATTGTATGACTGATGAAATTCTTGATTTTTTAAAAGAGTTAAGTACTGACAAAGAGATTTGGGTTGAGTATGGAATTCAATCTTTTTATGATAAAACCTTAGAAAAAATAAACCGTGGTGATGATGCTTCAAATATGAGGTACTGGATTAAAAGAACTAAACAAAAAGGTTTAAATGTTTGTGGACATTTAATCTATGGATTACCTGATGAAAATAAAGAGATGATGCTAAAAACTTTAGATGAGACTATTGCTTTAGACGTTGATTCTATTAAATTCCATCCTTTATATGTGGTTAAAAATACTCTTTTAACAAAAGATTTTAAAAGAGGTGATTTTACTCCTATTTCTGAAGACTTATATATTGAAACTGTTGTTGAGTCAATAAAAAGGTTACCTGATACTATCTCTGTTCAAAGAATAACTGCTGGAATAGATGATAGTACACTACTATCTCCTATGTGGTGTAAAAATAAACATCAACAAATAAGTAAAATAAGAAAAGCTTTAATAAAAGAGGGATTGAAGTATTAA
- a CDS encoding 4-(cytidine 5'-diphospho)-2-C-methyl-D-erythritol kinase, whose amino-acid sequence MIVTKKSYAKVNIFLKIVGKRDNYHELASRFVRVHSLYDLVSFEDEACKEFTLEGNFGCELKKNTIYKAYLLLKEVSPKVEEYFKNKKVKVEKNIPEFAGLGGGSSNAATFILMVNEECNLGLTKDELCNLAVKIGADVPFFVYEYDSANVSGIGEKIEKFDEEVLNIEIITPNIKCDTGLIFKAFREKFYKESTDEEILKLFSQKSVEIIKEYSISAANDLYKPAKSIKKELEKFEKKDWFFSGSGSSFFKVNNVKK is encoded by the coding sequence TTGATTGTTACAAAAAAGTCATATGCAAAAGTTAATATCTTTTTAAAAATAGTAGGCAAAAGAGATAACTATCATGAATTAGCCTCTAGATTTGTACGGGTACACTCATTATATGACTTAGTATCTTTTGAAGATGAAGCTTGCAAAGAGTTTACTCTTGAAGGAAACTTTGGGTGTGAATTAAAAAAGAATACTATTTATAAAGCTTATTTGCTTTTAAAAGAAGTATCACCAAAAGTTGAAGAGTATTTTAAAAATAAAAAAGTAAAAGTTGAAAAAAATATTCCTGAATTTGCAGGTCTTGGTGGAGGAAGTTCTAATGCTGCTACATTTATACTTATGGTAAATGAAGAGTGTAATTTAGGGCTTACAAAAGATGAATTATGTAATTTAGCAGTTAAAATTGGAGCGGATGTTCCTTTTTTTGTGTATGAGTATGATAGTGCAAATGTATCAGGAATTGGTGAAAAAATTGAAAAATTTGACGAAGAAGTATTAAATATAGAAATAATCACACCAAATATAAAATGTGATACAGGACTTATTTTTAAGGCATTTAGAGAAAAGTTTTATAAAGAATCAACAGATGAAGAAATACTTAAGCTTTTTAGTCAAAAATCAGTAGAAATCATAAAAGAGTATAGCATAAGCGCAGCAAATGATTTATATAAGCCTGCAAAATCAATTAAAAAAGAGTTAGAAAAATTTGAAAAAAAAGATTGGTTTTTTAGCGGAAGTGGAAGCTCTTTTTTTAAGGTAAATAATGTCAAAAAATAA
- the truB gene encoding tRNA pseudouridine(55) synthase TruB (catalyzes isomerization of specific uridines in RNA to pseudouridine; responsible for residues in T loops of many tRNAs) — FNYIKKTPKTYRAVIWLGTTSESLDIENVISINDEKRLDVNHIKKEIKNLVGIHEYYPPKFSAKKIDGKRAYEIAREGKDVKMKKSSMEISDTKFISYNHPFITFEATVSEGSYIRSLAQILLERLDAKGTLSYLNRLNEGMFFYDNEKDLNPLDFMDLEENIYTGDKSFFEDGKKISLEFLEKKEENTYIVKFEEFFSIIQIIDNEVKYLLNKVKL, encoded by the coding sequence TTTTTAACTATATTAAAAAAACTCCTAAAACTTACAGAGCTGTTATTTGGCTAGGAACTACATCTGAGTCCTTAGATATAGAAAATGTTATCAGTATAAATGATGAAAAAAGATTAGATGTAAATCATATAAAAAAAGAGATTAAGAATCTAGTTGGAATACATGAATATTATCCCCCTAAATTTTCGGCAAAAAAAATAGATGGAAAAAGAGCTTATGAAATAGCAAGGGAAGGCAAAGATGTAAAAATGAAAAAGTCTTCAATGGAAATTTCTGATACAAAGTTTATCTCTTATAATCATCCTTTTATAACTTTTGAAGCAACAGTTAGTGAAGGTTCATATATTAGAAGTTTAGCTCAAATATTACTTGAAAGATTAGATGCAAAAGGAACGCTTTCATATTTAAATAGACTAAATGAAGGAATGTTCTTTTATGATAATGAAAAAGATTTAAATCCCCTTGATTTTATGGATTTAGAAGAGAACATTTATACTGGAGATAAAAGCTTTTTTGAAGATGGTAAAAAGATATCTTTAGAATTTTTAGAAAAAAAAGAAGAGAATACATATATAGTTAAGTTTGAAGAGTTTTTTAGTATAATCCAAATTATTGATAATGAAGTAAAATATCTTCTAAATAAGGTGAAACTTTGA
- a CDS encoding CcoQ/FixQ family Cbb3-type cytochrome c oxidase assembly chaperone — protein MDQETLLTIQGYAKFFLILVVFIVFYSYAFSIYRRQKKGERDFEKYSNLVHDDTIESDPLENINKEEKNKEKEK, from the coding sequence ATGGATCAAGAGACTCTTCTTACTATCCAAGGTTACGCGAAATTTTTCCTAATCTTAGTGGTGTTTATTGTGTTTTATTCGTATGCTTTTTCTATTTATAGAAGACAAAAGAAAGGTGAAAGAGATTTTGAAAAATATTCAAATTTAGTTCATGATGACACAATAGAGTCAGATCCTCTCGAAAATATAAATAAAGAAGAAAAGAATAAAGAGAAGGAGAAATAA
- the ccoN gene encoding cytochrome-c oxidase, cbb3-type subunit I, with protein sequence MQNGAQIEYDYSIAKAFTFATILFGIIGMTIGVVLAFQLAFPGLNNLAGEYGTFSRLRPLHTNGVAFGFTLSGIFATWYYIGQRVLKVSLKESPFLMGVAKLHFVLYFITILLAVVTLFMGITTSKEYAELEWPLDILVVVWWVLYGISIFGLIGIRRERTLYISIWYFIAGFLAVAMLYLFNNMEVPTYFVSGYGSWIHSVSMYSGSNDALVQWWYGHNAVGFVFTVPIIAMIYYFLPKESGQNVYSYKLSILAFWGLMFVYLWAGGHHLIYATVPDWMQTMGSVMSVVLILPSWGSAINMLLTMKGEWQQLQTNTLIKFMILASTFYMLSTIEGPIQSIKSVNAIAHFTDWIPGHVHDGVLGWVVFMVMAALYHMAPRMYGREIYSKSLMDTQFWLQTTGIVLYFTSMWIAGITQGMMWRAYDEYGSLVYSFIDTVTVLQPYYTIRAVGGLLYLIGFFMFAYNMYKTATSGRVLDKEPVNATPVAA encoded by the coding sequence ATGCAAAACGGTGCACAAATCGAGTATGATTACTCAATTGCAAAAGCCTTTACATTTGCAACAATTCTGTTTGGTATCATTGGTATGACTATTGGTGTTGTACTAGCGTTTCAACTTGCGTTCCCAGGTTTAAATAACCTAGCAGGTGAATATGGTACTTTCAGTAGATTAAGACCTTTACACACAAACGGTGTTGCTTTTGGTTTTACTCTTAGTGGTATCTTTGCAACATGGTATTACATTGGGCAAAGAGTTTTAAAAGTATCTTTAAAAGAGTCTCCATTTTTAATGGGAGTAGCAAAGTTACACTTTGTACTTTACTTCATCACTATTCTTTTAGCTGTTGTAACATTATTTATGGGTATTACAACTTCAAAAGAGTATGCTGAGTTAGAATGGCCTTTAGATATCTTAGTTGTTGTTTGGTGGGTATTATACGGTATCTCTATTTTCGGTTTAATCGGAATTAGAAGAGAAAGAACTTTATATATCTCAATTTGGTATTTCATAGCTGGTTTCTTAGCTGTTGCAATGTTATACCTATTTAATAATATGGAAGTTCCAACTTATTTTGTATCTGGATATGGTTCATGGATTCACTCAGTGTCAATGTACTCTGGTTCAAATGATGCTTTAGTACAATGGTGGTATGGACATAATGCAGTTGGATTTGTATTTACAGTTCCAATTATTGCAATGATTTATTATTTCTTACCAAAAGAATCTGGACAAAATGTTTATTCATATAAATTATCAATCCTAGCATTCTGGGGATTAATGTTTGTATATTTATGGGCAGGTGGACACCACTTAATTTATGCAACTGTTCCAGATTGGATGCAAACAATGGGATCTGTAATGTCAGTAGTATTAATTTTACCATCATGGGGATCAGCAATTAATATGCTTTTAACAATGAAAGGTGAATGGCAACAATTACAAACAAATACTCTGATTAAGTTCATGATTTTAGCATCAACATTCTATATGTTATCTACAATCGAAGGACCAATTCAGTCTATTAAATCTGTAAATGCGATTGCACACTTTACTGATTGGATTCCAGGACACGTACACGATGGTGTATTAGGATGGGTTGTATTTATGGTTATGGCAGCACTATACCATATGGCACCAAGAATGTATGGAAGAGAGATTTACTCTAAGTCGTTAATGGATACGCAATTCTGGTTACAAACAACTGGTATTGTATTATACTTTACTTCAATGTGGATTGCAGGTATTACACAAGGTATGATGTGGAGAGCATATGATGAATATGGTTCATTAGTATACTCATTCATTGATACTGTAACTGTTTTACAACCATACTACACAATTAGAGCTGTTGGTGGATTATTGTATCTAATCGGATTCTTTATGTTTGCATATAACATGTATAAAACTGCAACATCAGGTAGAGTACTTGATAAAGAACCAGTAAATGCTACACCAGTAGCGGCTTAA
- a CDS encoding FixH family protein — translation MKKRNYWPLFFVGIFSFTFSMIVWTIYSAVNTPVHEDETFLKKYQYLDEHYNDVVTSNKSFLSKYDFEIVFNDKKEFGLVIDDMFKGQRVIEKTSAHKKSFVKGKNKVAIIVRDKAGNIVDNLGINFRVSRPTNHKFTMDFKTEDFKFEDGKYIKYFELPLKGNWNVTGNFKASDDIGYLYIKSDATEQ, via the coding sequence ATGAAAAAAAGAAATTATTGGCCATTATTTTTTGTTGGAATTTTTTCATTTACATTTTCTATGATTGTTTGGACTATTTACTCAGCAGTAAATACTCCAGTACATGAGGATGAAACTTTTTTAAAAAAATATCAATATTTAGATGAACATTATAATGATGTAGTTACATCAAATAAATCTTTCTTGTCAAAATATGATTTCGAGATTGTATTTAATGATAAAAAAGAGTTTGGATTAGTAATTGATGATATGTTTAAAGGGCAAAGGGTTATTGAAAAGACTTCAGCTCATAAAAAAAGTTTTGTAAAAGGCAAAAATAAAGTAGCAATAATAGTAAGAGATAAAGCAGGTAATATTGTTGATAACTTAGGTATTAATTTTAGAGTATCAAGACCTACTAATCATAAGTTTACAATGGATTTTAAAACAGAAGATTTTAAATTTGAAGATGGAAAATATATTAAATATTTTGAATTACCATTAAAAGGTAATTGGAATGTTACTGGAAATTTCAAAGCTTCAGATGATATTGGATATTTATATATAAAGTCTGATGCTACAGAGCAATAA
- the ccoO gene encoding cytochrome-c oxidase, cbb3-type subunit II: protein MFHWFEQRPFFFAVLVFIFIAFAGIIEVIPDFAKQSRPTVGTKPYSVLELAGRHVYIKDSCNACHSQLIRPFKSETDRYGMYSLSGEYAYDRPFLWGSKRTGPDLMRVGNYRTTDWHESHMMNPSSVVPGTVMPAYPHQFTNIADLDTAYAEAYTVKTIFNTPYDQDLDGDGKVDVELGDYESAIAKAKEDAKAIAADMKNQAVKDAVANGQVPEIVALIAYLNSLK, encoded by the coding sequence ATGTTTCATTGGTTTGAACAAAGACCGTTTTTCTTTGCGGTATTAGTATTTATATTTATTGCATTTGCAGGGATTATTGAAGTTATTCCTGATTTTGCAAAACAAAGTAGACCAACTGTTGGTACAAAACCATACAGTGTATTAGAGTTAGCAGGTAGACATGTATATATTAAAGACTCATGTAATGCTTGTCACTCACAATTAATTAGACCATTTAAATCAGAAACTGATAGATATGGTATGTACTCTTTATCTGGAGAGTATGCTTATGATAGACCATTCTTATGGGGATCAAAAAGAACTGGACCAGATTTAATGAGAGTTGGTAATTATAGAACTACTGATTGGCATGAATCACATATGATGAATCCATCGTCAGTTGTACCTGGAACTGTTATGCCAGCATATCCACATCAGTTTACAAATATAGCTGATTTAGATACTGCATACGCAGAAGCATATACTGTTAAAACTATATTTAATACACCATATGATCAAGATCTAGATGGTGATGGAAAAGTTGACGTAGAGTTAGGTGATTATGAAAGTGCAATTGCAAAAGCTAAAGAAGATGCTAAAGCAATCGCTGCTGACATGAAAAACCAAGCTGTAAAAGATGCCGTTGCAAACGGTCAAGTTCCTGAAATTGTTGCATTAATTGCATATTTAAATTCTTTAAAATAA
- a CDS encoding DUF4006 family protein, with protein MAGNSQMNENERGLFSLLHGITGMLIATVLLLTILGVLTYGAIVVQQNESTNFYKINQDLDGLEANSADNNKHYNLVGKPQ; from the coding sequence ATGGCAGGAAATTCACAAATGAACGAAAATGAAAGAGGGCTTTTTTCTCTTCTTCATGGTATCACGGGAATGTTAATTGCTACAGTTTTACTTCTAACAATTTTAGGAGTATTAACATACGGAGCGATTGTAGTTCAACAAAATGAATCTACAAACTTTTATAAAATCAATCAAGATTTAGATGGATTAGAAGCAAATAGTGCTGATAATAATAAACATTATAATCTTGTTGGTAAACCTCAGTAA